A genome region from Pseudomonas sp. N3-W includes the following:
- the rpsL gene encoding 30S ribosomal protein S12 yields MATINQLVRQPRKRIVEKSDVPALQNCPQRRGVCTRVYTTTPKKPNSALRKVCRVRLTNGFEVSSYIGGEGHNLQEHSVVLIRGGRVKDLPGVRYHTVRGSLDTSGVKGRNQGRSKYGTKKPK; encoded by the coding sequence ATGGCAACTATCAACCAGCTGGTACGTCAGCCGCGTAAGCGTATCGTCGAGAAATCCGACGTACCTGCGCTGCAGAACTGCCCGCAACGTCGTGGCGTATGCACCCGTGTGTATACCACCACGCCGAAAAAACCTAACTCGGCACTGCGTAAAGTATGCCGTGTGCGCCTGACCAACGGTTTCGAGGTTTCCTCGTACATCGGCGGTGAAGGCCACAACCTGCAAGAGCACAGCGTGGTACTGATCCGCGGCGGTCGTGTAAAAGACTTGCCAGGTGTTCGTTACCACACCGTTCGCGGTTCTTTGGATACTTCCGGCGTTAAAGGTCGTAACCAGGGTCGTTCGAAGTACGGTACCAAGAAGCCTAAGTAG
- the rpoC gene encoding DNA-directed RNA polymerase subunit beta', which yields MKDLLNLLKNQGQVEEFDAIRIGLASPEMIRSWSFGEVKKPETINYRTFKPERDGLFCAKIFGPVKDYECLCGKYKRLKHRGVICEKCGVEVALAKVRRERMAHIELASPVAHIWFLKSLPSRIGLLMDMTLRDIERVLYFESYVVIDPGMTTLEKGQLLNDEQYFEALEEFGDDFDARMGAEAVRELLHAIDLEHEIGRLREEIPQTNSETKIKKLSKRLKLMEAFQGSGNLPEWMVLTVLPVLPPDLRPLVPLDGGRFATSDLNDLYRRVINRNNRLKRLLDLSAPDIIVRNEKRMLQEAVDALLDNGRRGRAITGSNKRPLKSLADMIKGKQGRFRQNLLGKRVDYSGRSVITVGPTLRLHQCGLPKKMALELFKPFIFGKLEMRGLATTIKAAKKMVERELPEVWDVLAEVIREHPVLLNRAPTLHRLGIQAFEPVLIEGKAIQLHPLVCAAYNADFDGDQMAVHVPLTLEAQLEARALMMSTNNILSPANGEPIIVPSQDVVLGLYYMTREAINAKGEGRVFADLQEVDRVFRAGEAALHAKVKVRINETVNDRDGGSVKNTRIVDTTVGRALLFQVVPPGLSYDVVNQPMKKKAISKLINQCYRVVGLKETVIFADQLMYTGFAYSTISGVSIGVNDFVIPDEKARIINAATDEVKEIESQYASGLVTQGEKYNKVIDLWSKANDEVSKAMMANLSKEKVIDRHGVEVDQESFNSMYMMADSGARGSAAQIRQLAGMRGLMAKPDGSIIETPITANFREGLSVLQYFISTHGARKGLADTALKTANSGYLTRRLVDVAQDLVVTEIDCGTEHGLVMTPHIEGGDVVEPLGERVLGRVIARDVFKPGTEEIIVPAGTLVDEKWVEFIELNSIDEVIVRSPISCETRYGICAKCYGRDLARGHQVNIGEAVGVIAAQSIGEPGTQLTMRTFHIGGAASRTSAADSVQVKNGGTVRLHNLKHVERVDGCLVAVSRSGELAIADDFGRERERYKLPYGAVISVKEGDKVDAGAIVAKWDPHTHPIVTEMKGTVTYVGMEEGITIKRQTDELTGMTNIEVLDAKDRPAAGKDIRPAVKMVDDNGKDLLLPGTDVIAQYFLPANALVGVADGAKIAIGDVIARIPQETSKTRDITGGLPRVADLFEARRPKEASILAEVSGTIAFGKETKGKRRLVITPNDGTDPYEELIPKWRHLNVFEGEQVNRGEVISDGPSDPHDILRLLGVSALAKYIVNEIQDVYRLQGVKINDKHIETILRQMLRKVEIAESGDSTFIKGDQMELTHVLVENERLAGDEKFVSKFTRVLLGITKASLSTESFISAASFQETTRVLTEAAVTGKRDYLRGLKENVVVGRLIPAGTGLAYHSERKRRRDADKPLRVSASEVEAALTEALNSSGN from the coding sequence TTGAAAGACCTACTGAATTTGCTGAAAAACCAGGGTCAAGTCGAAGAGTTCGACGCCATCCGTATTGGATTGGCATCGCCTGAGATGATCCGTTCGTGGTCGTTCGGTGAAGTTAAAAAGCCGGAAACCATCAACTACCGTACGTTCAAACCTGAGCGTGACGGCCTGTTCTGCGCCAAGATCTTTGGCCCGGTAAAGGACTACGAGTGCCTGTGCGGTAAGTACAAGCGCTTGAAGCACCGTGGTGTGATCTGCGAGAAGTGCGGCGTTGAAGTCGCGCTGGCTAAAGTTCGTCGTGAGCGCATGGCGCACATCGAGCTGGCCTCGCCAGTTGCCCACATCTGGTTTCTGAAATCGCTGCCGTCCCGTATCGGCTTGCTGATGGACATGACCCTGCGTGATATCGAGCGCGTTCTCTACTTCGAGAGCTATGTCGTTATCGATCCAGGCATGACCACCCTTGAAAAAGGTCAGCTGCTGAACGACGAGCAGTACTTCGAAGCGCTGGAAGAGTTCGGCGACGATTTCGATGCCCGTATGGGTGCCGAAGCTGTCCGTGAACTGCTGCACGCTATCGATCTGGAGCACGAGATTGGCCGTCTGCGTGAAGAAATTCCGCAAACCAACTCCGAAACCAAAATCAAGAAGCTGTCCAAGCGTCTGAAGTTGATGGAAGCCTTCCAGGGTTCCGGCAACCTTCCTGAATGGATGGTGCTGACCGTTCTGCCGGTTCTGCCGCCAGATCTGCGTCCACTGGTCCCGCTGGATGGCGGTCGTTTCGCGACTTCCGACCTCAACGATCTGTATCGTCGAGTGATCAACCGTAACAACCGCTTGAAGCGCCTGCTTGATCTGTCCGCTCCGGACATCATCGTGCGCAACGAAAAGCGTATGTTGCAGGAAGCCGTCGATGCACTGCTCGACAACGGTCGTCGTGGCCGCGCTATCACCGGTTCGAACAAGCGTCCTCTGAAATCCCTGGCTGACATGATCAAGGGTAAGCAGGGTCGTTTCCGTCAGAACTTGCTCGGTAAGCGTGTTGACTACTCGGGTCGTTCGGTAATTACCGTAGGTCCGACCCTGCGTCTGCACCAGTGCGGTCTGCCAAAGAAAATGGCTCTCGAGCTGTTCAAGCCGTTCATTTTCGGCAAGCTGGAAATGCGCGGTCTTGCGACCACCATCAAAGCTGCCAAGAAGATGGTCGAGCGCGAGCTGCCGGAAGTTTGGGACGTTCTCGCTGAAGTCATTCGCGAACACCCGGTTCTGCTCAACCGTGCACCGACCCTTCACCGTCTGGGTATCCAGGCGTTTGAACCGGTACTGATCGAAGGTAAAGCTATCCAGCTGCACCCTCTGGTCTGTGCTGCGTACAACGCCGACTTCGACGGCGACCAAATGGCCGTGCACGTACCGCTGACGCTGGAAGCCCAGCTGGAAGCGCGTGCGTTGATGATGTCGACCAACAACATTCTGTCGCCAGCCAACGGTGAGCCAATCATCGTTCCGTCGCAGGACGTTGTATTGGGTCTGTACTACATGACGCGTGAAGCGATCAACGCCAAGGGCGAAGGTCGTGTGTTCGCGGATCTGCAAGAAGTTGACCGTGTGTTCCGTGCCGGCGAAGCCGCACTGCACGCCAAGGTCAAAGTGCGGATCAACGAAACCGTAAACGATCGTGATGGTGGCAGCGTCAAGAACACCCGTATCGTCGACACCACTGTCGGCCGTGCGCTGTTGTTCCAGGTTGTTCCACCTGGTCTGTCGTACGACGTTGTCAACCAGCCGATGAAGAAAAAGGCGATCTCCAAGCTGATCAACCAGTGCTACCGCGTGGTTGGTTTGAAAGAGACCGTGATCTTCGCTGACCAGTTGATGTACACCGGCTTTGCCTATTCGACCATTTCCGGCGTTTCCATCGGTGTTAACGACTTTGTTATCCCGGATGAAAAAGCCCGCATCATCAATGCTGCTACTGATGAAGTGAAAGAGATCGAAAGTCAGTACGCCTCCGGCCTGGTAACCCAGGGCGAGAAGTACAACAAAGTGATCGACCTTTGGTCCAAGGCGAACGACGAAGTTTCCAAGGCGATGATGGCCAACCTCTCGAAAGAGAAAGTCATCGACCGTCATGGCGTCGAAGTCGACCAGGAGTCTTTCAACTCGATGTACATGATGGCCGACTCGGGCGCACGGGGTTCTGCTGCGCAGATCCGTCAGCTCGCCGGTATGCGTGGCCTGATGGCCAAGCCGGACGGTTCCATCATCGAAACGCCGATTACCGCGAACTTCCGTGAAGGTTTGAGCGTACTTCAGTACTTCATCTCTACTCACGGTGCTCGTAAAGGTTTGGCGGATACCGCGTTGAAAACTGCGAACTCCGGTTACCTGACTCGTCGTCTGGTAGACGTGGCGCAGGATCTGGTTGTGACCGAGATCGATTGCGGCACCGAGCATGGCCTGGTAATGACTCCGCACATTGAAGGCGGTGACGTTGTCGAGCCACTGGGTGAGCGCGTATTGGGTCGTGTCATTGCCCGTGACGTGTTCAAGCCAGGTACTGAAGAAATTATCGTTCCTGCCGGCACATTGGTAGACGAGAAGTGGGTTGAGTTCATCGAGCTGAACAGCATCGATGAAGTGATCGTGCGTTCGCCGATCAGTTGCGAAACTCGCTATGGCATTTGCGCCAAGTGCTATGGCCGTGACCTGGCTCGTGGTCACCAGGTGAACATCGGTGAAGCGGTCGGCGTTATCGCTGCCCAGTCCATCGGTGAGCCGGGTACCCAGCTGACCATGCGTACGTTCCACATCGGTGGTGCGGCAAGCCGGACCTCCGCAGCTGACAGTGTTCAGGTGAAGAATGGCGGTACCGTCCGTCTGCACAACCTGAAGCACGTTGAGCGAGTGGATGGCTGCCTGGTTGCTGTGTCCCGTTCCGGTGAGCTGGCAATCGCTGATGACTTCGGTCGTGAGCGCGAGCGTTACAAGCTGCCGTACGGTGCTGTGATTTCGGTTAAAGAAGGTGACAAGGTCGACGCTGGCGCAATCGTGGCCAAGTGGGATCCGCACACTCACCCAATCGTTACCGAAATGAAAGGTACCGTGACCTACGTGGGCATGGAAGAAGGCATCACGATCAAGCGTCAGACTGACGAATTGACCGGTATGACCAACATTGAAGTACTCGACGCCAAAGACCGTCCAGCCGCCGGTAAGGATATCCGTCCTGCTGTGAAGATGGTTGATGACAACGGCAAGGATCTGTTGCTGCCAGGCACTGACGTTATCGCTCAGTACTTCCTGCCAGCCAACGCCCTGGTCGGTGTTGCGGATGGTGCGAAGATTGCGATCGGTGATGTTATCGCTCGTATCCCGCAAGAGACTTCGAAGACCCGTGACATCACCGGTGGTCTGCCACGTGTTGCCGACTTGTTCGAAGCACGTCGTCCGAAAGAAGCCTCGATTCTGGCTGAAGTCAGCGGCACCATCGCGTTCGGTAAAGAGACCAAGGGCAAGCGCCGTCTGGTGATCACTCCGAACGACGGTACCGATCCGTACGAAGAGCTGATTCCGAAGTGGCGTCACCTGAACGTCTTCGAAGGCGAACAGGTAAACCGCGGCGAAGTTATCTCCGACGGCCCGAGCGATCCACACGACATCCTGCGTCTGCTGGGTGTGAGTGCGCTGGCCAAGTACATCGTGAACGAGATCCAGGACGTTTATCGTCTGCAAGGCGTGAAGATCAACGACAAGCACATCGAGACCATCCTGCGTCAGATGCTGCGTAAAGTTGAAATCGCTGAATCCGGCGACTCGACTTTCATCAAGGGCGACCAGATGGAGTTGACTCACGTTCTGGTAGAGAACGAGCGTCTGGCTGGCGACGAGAAATTCGTTTCCAAGTTCACTCGCGTGCTGTTGGGTATCACCAAGGCGTCGTTGTCCACCGAATCGTTCATCTCGGCGGCTTCCTTCCAGGAAACCACTCGTGTACTGACCGAAGCGGCGGTAACCGGCAAGCGCGATTACCTGCGCGGCCTGAAAGAAAACGTGGTCGTGGGTCGTCTGATCCCGGCGGGTACCGGCCTGGCCTATCACAGCGAGCGCAAGCGCCGTCGTGATGCTGACAAGCCGTTGCGCGTAAGCGCCAGTGAAGTGGAAGCTGCACTGACCGAAGCACTGAACTCGAGCGGTAACTGA